A part of Denitratisoma oestradiolicum genomic DNA contains:
- a CDS encoding ABC transporter permease, whose amino-acid sequence MAGKRDLTRWVVTAPPTLFLLAFFLVPALIVVLASFREPGEFGGLAPLRVDGRSTLGLEAYHFLLGDVIYLEILARSFLVALVTTLLCILLAYPLAWLIARSPAKRRDLLVLLVVLPFASNFLVRIYAWIMLLGPINLLYTPFAVIAGMVYVHLPFMVLPLYTNLEKHDPALLEAAQDLGASAWTRFWRVTFPLSLPGIFSGAALVFIPVLGMFAVPELLGGTGDILIGNLIKEQFLDNRDWPLGSALSIMLTITVLLLAGAAAWAARRGLHGTEAVT is encoded by the coding sequence ATGGCCGGCAAGCGCGACCTGACCCGCTGGGTTGTTACCGCTCCGCCTACCCTGTTCCTGCTGGCTTTCTTCCTGGTCCCGGCCCTGATCGTCGTGCTCGCCTCCTTCCGGGAGCCCGGGGAATTCGGTGGCCTCGCCCCCCTGCGGGTGGATGGGCGCTCCACCCTGGGGCTGGAGGCTTACCACTTCCTGCTGGGGGACGTGATCTATCTGGAGATCCTGGCCCGCTCTTTCCTGGTGGCCCTCGTCACCACCCTGCTCTGCATCCTCCTGGCCTATCCCCTGGCCTGGCTGATTGCCCGCAGTCCGGCGAAGCGCCGCGACCTGCTGGTGCTGCTGGTGGTATTGCCCTTCGCCAGCAATTTCCTGGTGCGCATCTATGCCTGGATCATGCTGCTGGGGCCTATCAACCTGCTCTACACGCCCTTCGCGGTGATCGCCGGCATGGTCTATGTGCATCTGCCCTTCATGGTGCTGCCCCTCTACACCAACCTGGAAAAGCACGACCCGGCCCTGCTGGAGGCGGCCCAGGACCTGGGAGCCTCGGCCTGGACCCGCTTCTGGCGGGTGACCTTTCCACTGTCGCTGCCCGGCATCTTCTCCGGCGCGGCCCTGGTCTTCATTCCGGTGCTGGGCATGTTCGCGGTGCCGGAACTGCTGGGGGGCACCGGCGACATCCTGATCGGCAACCTGATCAAGGAGCAGTTCCTCGACAACCGGGACTGGCCCCTGGGCTCGGCCCTATCGATCATGCTCACCATTACGGTACTGCTCCTGGCCGGCGCCGCAGCATGGGCGGCCCGGCGCGGGCTGCACGGCACCGAGGCGGTGACATGA
- a CDS encoding ABC transporter permease encodes MAHGRARFWLWGAALAVYGFLYLPLAVVVLFSFNDSQLNAQWVGFTTRWYSKLLGDGEMLRAAANSLTIALLSSTIATVLGAMAGLAMHRYRFRFLPFLVLTPVAMPEILLGVSLLLFFRQVLDLTLGFLSILVAHITFSIGFVAVIVRARLAGMDESIFEAARDLGASPWATFRRITLPLILPALVAGFLMSFTLSIDDFVITFFVAGVGVSTLPLQIYSMIKVAVTPEVNAVSTLLMALTLSLIFLASRFAPDVLKGKE; translated from the coding sequence ATGGCACACGGTCGCGCGCGGTTCTGGCTCTGGGGCGCTGCCTTGGCTGTGTATGGTTTTCTCTACCTTCCGCTGGCCGTGGTGGTGCTGTTCTCCTTCAACGACTCCCAGCTCAACGCCCAGTGGGTGGGCTTCACCACCCGCTGGTACAGCAAACTCCTGGGCGATGGCGAGATGCTGCGGGCGGCGGCCAACTCCCTTACCATCGCCCTGCTCTCATCCACCATTGCAACCGTGCTGGGGGCCATGGCCGGACTGGCCATGCACCGCTACCGCTTTCGCTTTCTGCCCTTCCTGGTGCTGACGCCGGTGGCCATGCCGGAGATCCTGCTGGGCGTTTCCCTGCTGCTGTTCTTCCGCCAGGTGCTGGACCTGACCCTGGGCTTCCTGTCCATCCTGGTGGCCCACATCACCTTTTCCATCGGCTTCGTCGCCGTCATTGTCCGGGCTCGATTGGCGGGCATGGACGAGAGCATCTTCGAGGCGGCCCGGGACCTGGGCGCCAGCCCCTGGGCCACTTTCCGCCGCATCACCCTGCCCCTGATTCTGCCGGCCCTGGTGGCGGGCTTCCTGATGAGTTTCACCCTGTCCATTGACGATTTCGTCATCACCTTTTTCGTCGCTGGCGTGGGCGTCAGCACCCTGCCCCTGCAAATCTATTCCATGATCAAAGTGGCGGTGACACCGGAGGTGAATGCCGTCTCCACCCTGCTGATGGCCTTGACCCTGAGCCTGATCTTCCTCGCCAGCCGCTTCGCGCCGGATGTGCTGAAGGGCAAGGAATGA
- a CDS encoding ABC transporter substrate-binding protein gives MSCAPTLTAIFLGLLFWLAPGARAEEVLYLYNWNNYISDETLHRFEVRCGCRVKQDYYSDNEEMLAKLEAGAVGYDLLVPTGNAVESLIRRGALRPLDKARLPHLENIKPEFRNPWYDPGNRYAVPYATSVTLIGYNVERLRALGLPTDTWALIFEPKHLEKIRGKVTVLNSQRELMAAAMKYLGHSIQSRDMAQWQAAKALILRAKPYWATFSNSTYIKDLAVGNIWVAHGYSNDMFRAREDAKAAGRPFTIGFTTPREGAVLAVDNWVLHRSGRHPELAQRFIDFMLEGDNAADVSNLIGAGNPNAAAMERVRPEIAGDPAIFPTRADLRRLEMLRDFEPRLRRTLSRLWTEVKVR, from the coding sequence ATGAGCTGCGCTCCGACACTGACTGCCATCTTCCTGGGTCTGCTGTTTTGGCTTGCTCCGGGTGCCCGCGCCGAAGAAGTGCTGTATCTCTACAACTGGAACAACTACATCAGCGATGAAACCCTGCACCGCTTCGAGGTCCGCTGCGGCTGCCGGGTGAAGCAGGACTACTACTCCGACAATGAGGAGATGCTGGCCAAGCTGGAGGCCGGCGCGGTGGGCTACGATCTGCTGGTGCCCACCGGCAACGCGGTGGAGTCCCTGATCCGGCGCGGCGCCCTGCGGCCCCTGGACAAGGCCCGGCTGCCCCATCTGGAGAACATCAAGCCCGAATTCCGCAATCCCTGGTACGACCCGGGCAACCGCTATGCGGTGCCCTATGCCACCTCCGTCACCTTGATCGGCTACAACGTCGAGAGGCTGCGGGCTCTGGGCCTGCCCACCGATACCTGGGCGCTGATCTTCGAGCCGAAGCATTTGGAGAAGATTCGCGGCAAGGTGACGGTGCTGAACAGCCAGCGGGAGCTGATGGCGGCGGCGATGAAATACCTGGGGCACTCGATCCAGTCCCGGGACATGGCCCAGTGGCAGGCGGCCAAGGCCCTGATCCTGCGGGCCAAGCCCTACTGGGCCACCTTTTCCAACAGCACCTACATCAAGGATCTGGCGGTGGGCAACATCTGGGTCGCCCATGGCTACTCCAACGACATGTTCCGGGCCCGGGAGGATGCCAAGGCGGCGGGCCGGCCCTTCACCATCGGCTTCACCACGCCCCGGGAGGGGGCGGTGCTGGCGGTGGACAACTGGGTGCTGCACCGTTCCGGCCGGCATCCCGAGCTGGCCCAACGTTTCATCGATTTCATGCTGGAGGGGGATAACGCGGCCGACGTTTCCAACCTGATCGGTGCCGGCAATCCCAATGCCGCTGCCATGGAACGGGTGCGTCCGGAGATAGCCGGGGATCCGGCTATCTTCCCAACCCGTGCGGATCTGCGCCGCCTGGAAATGCTGCGTGACTTCGAGCCCCGTCTGCGGCGCACCCTGTCCCGCCTGTGGACCGAGGTCAAGGTTCGATAA